One Blastocatellia bacterium DNA window includes the following coding sequences:
- a CDS encoding DPP IV N-terminal domain-containing protein, translated as MKLNSLLLPTTVCSLLLSMMISWPVSTSTATGQTDTIINSVFTARPPVIDGRFAPGEWDAARLEPLTFFMINLNTGEDTEPIPADLYLMNDHKNLYLGARIYGLPYNNPNVAGRGFDLFTIYFDSNNNGTYNFGEDEKLLVTVQPNIDGGQRGLYADLHRVPEGQDNADRRIDGIGRIVHTNPRGIGDYIIEYAIPLNSGDAEDISTDMNGRLRFNIFWLIRLGAEGVAGELGGLFGLEFINTAQWGVIQLQPGQPPPDPTPQLAGTIAFISREFEGRPQIYVMNADGSNLQSRTQGEAFVATPFLSPDGRRIVYTSASLDNNGQPVSETQEIYVVNTTGGRARRLTNNRFNDSHPVFSPDGARIVFARDGNIWVMDDAGRNQRQLTTDGADVDPVWAPDGRIVFNSYRWGPVPEVAIMNADGRNIRRITNNPKGSFNPRVSPDNQWITFFRYDGPGEPFNFDVSLYHGWNIYRIRTDGTNEQRLSVNDGLINYRPTFSPDGRGILYQKV; from the coding sequence ATGAAACTGAATTCGCTCTTGCTTCCGACGACTGTTTGCTCGCTTCTGCTCTCAATGATGATCTCATGGCCTGTTTCAACCTCAACGGCGACGGGGCAGACAGATACCATCATCAACAGCGTGTTCACGGCCAGGCCGCCTGTAATTGACGGACGATTCGCCCCCGGTGAGTGGGATGCTGCCCGACTCGAACCCTTGACATTCTTCATGATCAATCTGAACACAGGTGAAGATACAGAGCCCATCCCTGCTGACCTCTACCTGATGAATGATCACAAAAACTTGTATCTCGGAGCGCGCATCTACGGACTGCCGTACAACAACCCGAATGTCGCCGGTCGCGGCTTCGATTTGTTCACCATCTATTTCGATAGCAACAACAATGGGACATACAATTTTGGCGAGGATGAAAAGTTGTTGGTGACGGTTCAACCGAACATTGACGGGGGACAACGCGGTCTCTATGCCGATTTGCATCGGGTTCCTGAAGGGCAAGATAATGCCGACCGACGCATTGACGGGATCGGGCGCATTGTTCATACAAATCCTCGCGGCATCGGCGACTACATCATCGAGTATGCCATCCCGCTCAATTCTGGGGATGCCGAGGATATTAGCACGGATATGAACGGACGCCTCCGGTTTAACATCTTCTGGTTGATTCGCCTTGGCGCAGAAGGCGTCGCTGGTGAACTGGGCGGGCTATTCGGCCTCGAGTTCATTAACACCGCGCAATGGGGCGTGATTCAATTGCAGCCGGGACAACCGCCGCCTGACCCGACGCCACAACTTGCCGGAACGATCGCATTCATTAGCCGCGAATTTGAGGGTCGGCCACAGATCTACGTCATGAATGCCGACGGCAGCAATCTCCAATCGCGCACACAGGGCGAAGCATTTGTTGCTACGCCGTTTTTGTCGCCGGACGGACGACGGATCGTTTATACATCGGCGAGTCTCGATAATAACGGTCAACCAGTCTCAGAGACACAAGAAATCTACGTGGTCAATACAACAGGTGGACGCGCTCGGCGACTCACTAACAATCGCTTCAATGACAGCCATCCCGTCTTCTCGCCAGATGGCGCTCGTATCGTCTTTGCTCGAGACGGCAATATCTGGGTCATGGACGATGCAGGACGTAATCAACGACAACTGACCACTGATGGAGCCGATGTTGATCCTGTGTGGGCGCCTGATGGACGCATTGTGTTCAACAGCTATCGTTGGGGACCTGTGCCAGAAGTTGCCATCATGAACGCAGACGGGCGTAATATCAGGCGCATCACAAATAACCCCAAAGGCAGTTTCAATCCGCGCGTTTCACCAGACAATCAGTGGATCACGTTCTTTCGATATGATGGGCCGGGTGAGCCGTTCAACTTCGACGTGAGCCTTTATCACGGGTGGAACATCTATCGCATTCGCACCGATGGAACAAATGAGCAGCGGCTGTCGGTCAACGACGGCTTGATAAACTACCGGCCAACTTTTTCTCCAGACGGACGCGGCATCCTCTATCAAAAGGT